The Aminipila terrae nucleotide sequence GGATGTACATCATAAATGCCACAATCACACCAAATGAAATGGTGCCTTTCATGGCCAGTACTGCACCGACTACGCATACCGCCACATATCCGAAATTTCCGATAAATTGCATTATTGGCATCATCAATCCAGATAAAAATTGTGATTTCCAGGCACTGTCATATAGCCCTTCATTAATTTCTTCAAAGTTTTTCTTTGCATTCCTGCTGCCGTTATATGCCTTCACAATGTTGTGTCCGGAATAAATTTCCTCAATGTATCCGTTAACATTTCCAAGTCCCTTTTGCTGTGCAGAGAAGTATTTCTGGGATTTTTTCATAATGACAATCATAAGAGTAAACCCAACCACGCTTGCAAAAACGGCCGTCAGTGCCAGAATCCAATTGGTATAAAACATCATGATTAAAGATCCGATAAACATGGTCACAGAGGTAACCAACGTTCCTATACTCTGATTCATAGTCTGTCCAATTGCATCCACGTCGTTCGTGACACGGCTCAACACATCCCCGTAACTTGTTTTATCAAAATATCCCAGGGGCAGACGATTTATTTTCTGTGAAATATCCGTGCGCATGGTTTTGGAGATTTTTTGCGTAACGGAAGCCATAATAAAGCTCTGGGTAAAATTCAGCAAGGTTGCACTAGCATAGAAAAATACCAGCAGTACTGCTGTATGAACTACAGCATCCATATTGATTACCCCTGTAATCATGTGGCCGTTAATCAATGCAGGCAGCCCTTTAGTAATTTCGTTGGTCATATCTTTTAGTTTATCCGGACCAATAATCTGTAGTACTGTACCTGCAGCTGCTGTCAATAAGGCAAACACCATGATTGGAAGGTATCCTTTACAATACTTGATTAATTTTCCCCATGTACCTTTGAAATCCTGGGACTTTTCCACAGTGGCTCCCATTCCCTGGTGGCCTCCCATTGGCCCTGGTCTTCTTTGCATATTTTCACTCATGATACAAGTTCCTCCTCACTAAGTTGTGACATTGCGATTTCTTTATATACCTGACATGTTGCCAGAAGTTCTTTGTGGGTACCCTTTCCCACCATTCTTCCTTCATCCAGAACAATGATCTGATCTGCATCCATAATGGTACCGATACGCTGGGCAACAATCAGACTGGTTATTCCGGCGGTCTCCTTCTTAAGAGCACTTCGAAGTACCCGGTCTGTTTTGTAATCCAGTGCAGAAAAGCTGTCATCGAAAATATAGATTTCTGGATCCCGACAGACTGCACGGGCAATTGCAAGTCTCTGTTTCTGTCCGCCGGATACATTAGTGCCTCCCTGGGAAATATCTGCATAGTACCCGCTATCCATTGCTTCCACAAAGTCCGTTCCCTGTGCGATAGCCACTGCTTTTCTGACTTGTTCTTCACTGACAGTCTCTTTCCCATTTTCACCATAAGCTACGTTGGAACTTACACTGCCACGGAATAATACCGCCTTTTGAGGAACATAACCGATTTTGTTATACAAGGCTTCTGTATCATAATCTTTTACATTTACCCCATCAATCAAAACCTGGCCTTCGGTAGCATCAAAGAAACGCGGCACCAGATTGATTAAGGTACTCTTGCCACTGCCTGTAGATCCAATAAATGCTACGGTTTCTCCTTTTTTTACAGAAAAGCTCACATCCTGTAACACATATTCAGCGGCATCAGGATATTTAAAGCTGACATTTTTAAATTCTACTTCACCTACAAGCCCCGTTTTTCCTTCTGTCAGTGTCCCACTAATAATGGTGGGCTTTGTATCCAGCACTTCATTAATACGTTTAGCCGATACGGTAGCCCTTGGCATCAGTATAAAAAGCATAACAAGCATCATGAAAGACATAATTACCTGCACTGCATAAGCAGAAAATACGACCATATTTGAAAAAATAGGTAGTTTGTCCATTGCCTGAGCATCCTGAATCAGGTATGCGCCAATCCAGTAGATTGCCAGAGAAAGCCCACTCATAATCATACTCATCATTGGCATCATAACCGCCATACCACGACTTGTGAAAAGCTGTGTCTTGGTCAGTTCTTCATTAGCCTTCTCAAATTTTTCTTCCTGATAAGCTTCTGCATTATAGGCACGTACTACACGCAGACCTGTCAGATTCTCTCTGGTTACCTGGTTCAGATTGTCGGTAAGAGTCTGCATCTTTCTGAATTTTGGCAGAACAAAAATCATGATAAAAGCTATTATAACAATCATAATAAGTACTGCTACTCCTGTAGCCAGCGACCATTCCATGCCTTTTCCTGCAATTTTTGTAAGCGCCCAGACGGACAGAATAGGTGCTTTTACAATCATTTGCAATCCCATGGTAACTAGCATTTGAATCTGAGTGATATCATTGGTGGAACGTGTAATCAGGCTGGATGTAGAAAACCGGTTGATTTCTTCCATGGAGAAAGAATCCACCTTATAAAACAGCATGCTACGCAGCCGTTGAGAAAATGAAGCGGCAATGCGAGCAGCGAAAAATCCGACTATAACTGCTGAAATCACACTTCCCAGGGCACAAAGCAGCATGTAGAACCCTTGTTCCCATATATCGCTCATGGCACTGCCGGGAGTCTGCACCAGCCGGGTTATATCAGACATAT carries:
- a CDS encoding ABC transporter ATP-binding protein codes for the protein MLKIFKYLKFKEWVQAAISLVFIVIQVWLDLKLPDYMSDITRLVQTPGSAMSDIWEQGFYMLLCALGSVISAVIVGFFAARIAASFSQRLRSMLFYKVDSFSMEEINRFSTSSLITRSTNDITQIQMLVTMGLQMIVKAPILSVWALTKIAGKGMEWSLATGVAVLIMIVIIAFIMIFVLPKFRKMQTLTDNLNQVTRENLTGLRVVRAYNAEAYQEEKFEKANEELTKTQLFTSRGMAVMMPMMSMIMSGLSLAIYWIGAYLIQDAQAMDKLPIFSNMVVFSAYAVQVIMSFMMLVMLFILMPRATVSAKRINEVLDTKPTIISGTLTEGKTGLVGEVEFKNVSFKYPDAAEYVLQDVSFSVKKGETVAFIGSTGSGKSTLINLVPRFFDATEGQVLIDGVNVKDYDTEALYNKIGYVPQKAVLFRGSVSSNVAYGENGKETVSEEQVRKAVAIAQGTDFVEAMDSGYYADISQGGTNVSGGQKQRLAIARAVCRDPEIYIFDDSFSALDYKTDRVLRSALKKETAGITSLIVAQRIGTIMDADQIIVLDEGRMVGKGTHKELLATCQVYKEIAMSQLSEEELVS